A single window of Pieris napi chromosome 8, ilPieNapi1.2, whole genome shotgun sequence DNA harbors:
- the LOC125051466 gene encoding WD repeat-containing protein 18, with protein MSNLQEVLITSDSNNTLWTISVWDPHTGTNLMSYRGGGTAETKTLTFIGKDFIAAVEKTKPILHIWQLNSQQTVQGMRFILPGKASAFAVSSDGSFCLAGIDEKIYLWQLSSGSLLTIINRHYQKINHIKFMPDGRFFVSAAEDGMVMVWSLVTVAANSEVELVTQSTAGQHDPVYIFSDHSLPVTDMCISKTGIHGRLCTVSSDRTCKIYDLTSGELLLNLVFDEPLSSIIFDVLELNIFVGSVEGKIHQVSLTNVPRNRDLLVTDIDNAHIFSSHSKAITCLSVSLNGETLMSGGNDEQIILWHIKSRQPVRTLRHKGPITNAFFSTNLDAIYKQDFSPSIALHSLERTLEKESEDVNEVELLVSKQINFWPQIHSEEVITNITIPNEIELDNKKKIDVMQEEIDKLQKINASLYKISIEKALNSVQKFVNTTKKNSKSKN; from the coding sequence ATGTCTAATTTACaagaagtattaataaccAGTGATTCTAATAATACTTTATGGACAATTAGCGTATGGGACCCGCATACTGGCACAAACTTGATGTCATACCGCGGTGGTGGTACAGCCGAAACTAAAACTCTAACATTCATTGGAAAAGACTTCATAGCAGCTGTTGAAAAAACCAAACCTATTCTACACATATGGCAATTGAATTCTCAGCAGACGGTGCAAGGCATGCGATTTATTTTACCGGGAAAGGCTAGTGCCTTTGCAGTTTCATCGGATGGGTCTTTTTGCCTTGCTGGAatagatgaaaaaatatatttatggcAATTATCATCAGGAAGTCTTTTAACTATCATTAACCGCCATTATCAGAAAATAAATCACATTAAGTTCATGCCTGATGGTCGTTTTTTTGTATCAGCCGCTGAAGATGGCATGGTTATGGTTTGGTCTTTAGTAACTGTTGCAGCAAATTCTGAAGTTGAGTTGGTTACACAATCAACAGCAGGACAACATGATCctgtatatattttctctGACCATTCATTACCAGTGACAGATATGTGTATCAGTAAAACGGGTATTCATGGACGCTTATGTACTGTATCTAGTGACAGAAcatgtaaaatttatgatttaacCTCTGGAGAGCTACTGTTAAACCTAGTTTTTGATGAACCATTGTCTTCAATTATCTTTGATGTACTggaacttaatatttttgttggaTCAGTCGAAGGCAAAATACATCAAGTTAGTCTTACTAATGTGCCACGAAATAGAGATTTATTAGTCACTGACATTGACAATGCTCACATTTTTTCATCTCATTCAAAAGCCATAACCTGTCTTTCTGTGTCTTTAAATGGAGAAACTTTAATGTCCGGTGGAAATGatgaacaaattattttatggcATATTAAAAGCAGACAGCCAGTTAGAACATTAAGACACAAGGGGCCCATAACTAATGCATTTTTTTCAACTAATTTAGATGCTATTTACAAACAGGATTTTTCTCCTAGTATTGCACTTCACAGTTTAGAGAGAACTCTTGAAAAGGAAAGTGAAGATGTGAATGAAGTTGAATTGCTTGTTAGTAAACAAATTAACTTTTGGCCACAAATCCATAGTGAGGAAGTTATTACCAATATTACAATACCTAATGAAATTGAATtagacaacaaaaaaaaaattgatgtgATGCAAGAAGAAATAGacaaacttcaaaaaattaatgctagtttgtataaaatttccaTTGAAAAAGCTTTGAATTCAGTTCAAAAGTTTGTAAATACTACAAagaaaaactcaaaaagtaagaattaa
- the LOC125051524 gene encoding adiponectin receptor protein, which yields MWELDSDTGSQSASSDGIRRRQGWDPEAESLASQIDELDEVLAEEEEGCPLPSTPEDQHLLDAEMAEVLKAGVLSDEIDLGALAHNAAEQAEEFVRKVWEASWNVCHFRHLPRWLQDNDYLHRGHRPPLPSFSACFASIFRIHTETGNIWTHLLGCIAFIGVAIYFVTRPSIEIQTQEKMIFGVFFVGAIVCLGFSFAYHTLHCHSEMVGKLFSKLDYCGIALLIMGSFVPWLYYSFYCHYRPKIIYLSVVVVLGFLSIIVSLWDRFSEPRLRPLRAGVFMGFGLSGVVPAIHYGITEGWLSQVSKASLGWLVLMGLLYILGAMFYALRVPERWFPGKCDIWFQSHQIFHVLVIVAAFVHYHGISELASYRVTVGECSIPQSSIAF from the coding sequence atgtgggaACTCGATTCTGACACGGGATCCCAGAGCGCATCGTCGGATGGTATTCGACGTAGACAAGGATGGGATCCCGAGGCCGAGAGTCTTGCATCCCAAATCGATGAGCTCGATGAGGTCCTTGCGGAAGAGGAGGAAGGATGTCCTCTACCATCGACTCCCGAAGATCAACACTTACTCGATGCGGAAATGGCCGAGGTTTTGAAGGCTGGTGTTTTGTCCGATGAAATTGATCTCGGAGCTTTGGCGCACAACGCTGCGGAACAAGCTGAAGAATTTGTTCGTAAGGTGTGGGAGGCGTCGTGGAATGTATGCCACTTTCGACACCTGCCGCGTTGGCTTCAAGACAATGATTACTTACACAGGGGCCACCGACCACCTCTACCATCTTTCAGCGCTTGCTTTGCGTCTATTTTCCGCATTCACACAGAAACTGGCAACATTTGGACCCACCTACTTGGATGCATCGCTTTCATCGGCGTAGCTATTTATTTCGTAACACGACCTTCCATTGAAATTCAAACACAAGAGAAGATGATATTTGGAGTGTTTTTCGTTGGTGCTATTGTTTGTTTGGGATTTTCTTTTGCATATCACACACTACATTGTCATTCGGAAATGGTCGGAAAACTGTTCTCCAAATTGGATTACTGTGGAATAGCTCTGCTTATAATGGGTTCATTTGTTCCTTGGCTGTACTACAGCTTCTACTGCCATTATAGACCgaaaataatatacctatCAGTGGTTGTGGTACTTGGTTTTCTGTCCATCATAGTGTCACTGTGGGATAGATTCTCTGAGCCCCGACTAAGGCCTCTTCGGGCAGGAGTTTTTATGGGTTTTGGTCTCTCCGGTGTAGTTCCTGCCATTCACTATGGTATCACTGAAGGCTGGTTAAGCCAAGTGAGTAAAGCGTCATTAGGTTGGCTGGTGCTAATGGGGCTTTTGTATATTCTAGGGGCAATGTTTTATGCCCTGCGTGTTCCTGAAAGATGGTTCCCTGGCAAGTGTGATATCTGGTTCCAGTCCCACCAGATCTTCCATGTGCTTGTCATTGTTGCCGCATTTGTCCACTATCATGGAATTAGTGAGCTAGCTTCATACAGAGTCACTGTAGGAGAGTGTTCAATACCCCAATCCTCAATTGCATTCTAA